One window from the genome of Haladaptatus paucihalophilus DX253 encodes:
- a CDS encoding DsbA family oxidoreductase yields the protein MSHPEAADRLVVYSDYVCPFCYLGRQSLERYRETREDPLVLDWHPFDLRSGKRNDDGSIDQSAEDGKGEQYYRQARENVRRLQEKYDVEMAQEIATDVDSLRAQVASYYVKSEHPDDWLDFDEAIFEALWQDGRDIGDADVLADLAEGAGLDTDEIRNAIADDDLREELQDRSAEAQRRGVTGVPTFAYDGHAARGAVPPEQLERLVDGDR from the coding sequence ATGAGCCACCCCGAAGCGGCCGACCGACTCGTCGTGTACTCCGATTACGTCTGCCCGTTCTGCTATCTGGGACGCCAGTCGCTGGAGCGGTATCGGGAGACGCGCGAGGACCCCCTCGTACTCGACTGGCATCCGTTCGACCTGCGGAGCGGGAAGCGCAACGACGACGGCTCCATCGACCAGAGCGCAGAGGACGGGAAGGGCGAACAGTACTACCGACAAGCGCGGGAGAACGTCCGGCGGCTACAGGAGAAGTACGACGTCGAGATGGCTCAGGAGATAGCGACCGACGTTGACTCGCTCCGCGCGCAAGTCGCCTCCTACTACGTCAAATCCGAGCACCCCGACGACTGGCTCGACTTCGACGAGGCGATTTTCGAGGCGCTGTGGCAGGATGGACGGGACATCGGAGACGCGGACGTCCTCGCCGACCTCGCGGAAGGCGCGGGACTCGATACGGACGAGATTCGGAACGCAATCGCGGACGACGACCTCCGCGAAGAGCTTCAAGACAGGTCCGCGGAAGCGCAACGGCGCGGTGTGACGGGCGTCCCGACGTTCGCGTACGACGGCCACGCCGCGCGCGGTGCGGTCCCGCCGGAGCAACTCGAACGGCTCGTGGACGGCGACCGGTAA
- a CDS encoding NADP-dependent oxidoreductase, with amino-acid sequence MATNRKFLLSKRPSGTPDRDTFELVEEDVPEPGPGEALVRTLYLSVDPYMRGRMDAGESYAEPWEVGEPLEGGVVGEVVESNGAGFEAGDIVTGNLEWADYVTALGPELQQVNPDLAPISTSLGVLGMPGLTGYFGTREVLQPRAGDTVVVTGAAGAVGSVVGQISKLTGAKVVGFAGSDEKVSFLEDDLGFDVGINYKDVDDYGAVLDDAAPEGVDRYFDNVGGEITDAVFSKLNVDARVAVCGQIALYNAESMPTGPRKLGKLIETRATVEGLLVGDFAPRFAEGAKQLGQWISEGKIQYRETVTEGLENAPNAFLGLFEGENIGKQLVKVGEPEE; translated from the coding sequence ATGGCGACGAATCGAAAATTCCTGCTGTCGAAGCGCCCGAGCGGAACGCCCGACCGAGACACCTTCGAGTTAGTCGAAGAAGACGTCCCGGAACCGGGGCCGGGCGAGGCGCTCGTCCGAACGCTGTACCTCTCCGTGGACCCGTACATGCGCGGTCGGATGGACGCCGGAGAGTCCTACGCCGAACCGTGGGAGGTCGGCGAGCCGCTGGAGGGCGGCGTCGTCGGCGAAGTCGTCGAATCCAACGGCGCTGGCTTCGAGGCTGGCGACATCGTGACCGGAAACCTCGAATGGGCCGACTACGTTACCGCCCTCGGTCCGGAACTCCAGCAGGTCAACCCCGACCTCGCACCCATCTCCACCTCGCTCGGCGTCCTCGGAATGCCGGGGCTGACCGGCTACTTCGGCACCCGCGAAGTCCTCCAACCGCGCGCTGGTGATACTGTCGTCGTCACCGGTGCGGCGGGGGCTGTCGGCTCCGTCGTCGGCCAGATTTCGAAACTCACCGGCGCCAAAGTCGTCGGCTTCGCCGGGTCCGACGAGAAGGTCTCCTTCCTCGAAGACGACCTCGGCTTCGACGTCGGAATCAACTACAAGGACGTGGACGACTACGGCGCGGTGCTCGACGACGCCGCACCCGAGGGCGTTGACCGCTACTTCGATAACGTCGGTGGCGAAATCACGGATGCGGTCTTCTCGAAACTCAACGTCGATGCCCGCGTCGCCGTGTGCGGTCAAATCGCGCTCTACAACGCCGAGTCGATGCCCACCGGACCGCGCAAACTCGGCAAACTCATCGAGACGCGCGCGACGGTCGAGGGCCTCCTCGTCGGCGACTTCGCGCCGCGCTTTGCGGAGGGTGCGAAACAACTCGGCCAGTGGATATCCGAGGGTAAAATTCAGTACCGCGAAACCGTCACCGAGGGGCTGGAGAACGCCCCCAACGCCTTCCTCGGCCTGTTCGAGGGCGAGAACATCGGCAAGCAGTTGGTGAAGGTCGGCGAACCCGAAGAGTAA
- a CDS encoding NAD(P)/FAD-dependent oxidoreductase, with the protein MRRRRSIAVVGGAVGGLAAATEFRRLGDDVTLYERQRYDEKRVNCGEAMTAASGIPLEKTAENGFLNPVPSFRVAVRGDETVIGSGTFPARDAYITDRNLVERRWAAWLADRGVDVRANHGVSKAEFRRLGGEYDLLVDATGQPSLTSKVRAATDEYAGRMVALNADVTGDFSALFPHSRIVFEGYLGYEWLFPKTETRANVGVGWHEGDVPDDYFAAFRAACERNDWPKPDRSRTNVAVIPRGPSLDPARIYRPENNVVRVGDAAGIANRFTGKGISQAIHSASLLAECVAAGELDEYPDRLHRGMRAEYLLSSLVTTVLDEGRTDLLADLLSAASGIDIEAIDRKPYRALIRLLSHPSLAGRLLSISAVRTSVWRALRDDWEYDRTN; encoded by the coding sequence ATGCGACGTCGGAGATCTATCGCGGTCGTCGGCGGTGCGGTCGGCGGCCTCGCGGCCGCCACCGAATTCCGGCGACTCGGCGACGACGTGACCCTCTACGAGCGTCAGCGGTACGACGAAAAACGGGTCAACTGCGGCGAGGCGATGACGGCCGCCTCGGGAATCCCGCTCGAAAAGACCGCCGAAAACGGGTTTTTGAACCCCGTCCCGTCGTTTCGAGTGGCGGTTCGGGGAGACGAGACGGTCATCGGCAGCGGCACGTTTCCCGCACGGGACGCCTACATCACCGACCGAAATCTGGTCGAGCGACGGTGGGCGGCGTGGCTGGCCGACCGGGGCGTCGATGTCCGGGCAAACCACGGCGTGAGCAAGGCAGAATTTCGCCGTCTCGGGGGCGAGTACGACCTGTTGGTGGACGCTACGGGTCAGCCGTCGCTCACGAGCAAGGTTCGCGCGGCGACCGACGAGTACGCCGGTCGGATGGTCGCGCTCAACGCCGACGTGACGGGCGACTTTTCCGCCCTCTTCCCCCATTCACGCATCGTTTTCGAGGGGTATCTGGGCTACGAGTGGCTGTTCCCGAAGACCGAAACGCGGGCCAACGTCGGCGTCGGATGGCACGAGGGCGACGTTCCGGACGACTACTTCGCCGCGTTCCGCGCCGCGTGCGAGCGCAACGACTGGCCGAAACCGGACCGGAGCCGAACGAACGTCGCCGTCATCCCGCGCGGGCCGAGTTTGGACCCGGCGCGAATCTATCGCCCGGAGAACAACGTCGTTCGCGTCGGCGACGCCGCCGGAATCGCAAATCGCTTCACGGGAAAAGGCATCTCACAGGCGATTCACTCAGCGTCCCTGCTCGCGGAGTGCGTTGCGGCGGGAGAACTGGACGAGTACCCCGACCGCCTCCATCGAGGTATGCGAGCCGAATACCTCCTCTCGTCGCTCGTAACGACCGTTCTGGACGAGGGTCGAACCGACCTGTTGGCCGACCTGCTCTCGGCCGCCTCCGGCATCGACATCGAAGCTATCGACAGGAAGCCCTACCGGGCGCTGATTCGTCTTCTCTCCCACCCGTCGCTTGCGGGCCGTCTGCTGTCGATTTCCGCCGTCCGAACGTCTGTGTGGCGGGCGCTCCGCGACGACTGGGAGTACGACCGGACGAACTGA
- a CDS encoding DUF7503 family protein — MARQDVATYLAQHPRMIGALFMASLLLMQTTPVLAGGPEVHIGP, encoded by the coding sequence ATGGCACGACAGGATGTCGCCACGTATCTCGCACAGCACCCACGAATGATCGGCGCTTTGTTCATGGCCAGTCTGTTGTTGATGCAGACCACGCCTGTGTTGGCAGGGGGTCCAGAAGTTCACATCGGCCCTTAA
- a CDS encoding DUF1328 domain-containing protein, with protein sequence MLELAIAFAVLAIVAGVLGAGGIAGMSMDIAKWLIIVFLVLAVVSYVI encoded by the coding sequence ATTCTCGAACTCGCGATCGCGTTCGCCGTCCTCGCCATCGTTGCTGGAGTTCTCGGCGCGGGTGGCATCGCTGGCATGTCGATGGACATCGCCAAGTGGTTGATAATAGTGTTCCTCGTGTTGGCGGTGGTGTCCTACGTCATTTAA
- a CDS encoding winged helix-turn-helix transcriptional regulator, with the protein MTETRTRIAQCVDSRPGIHFNDLVRESEIAPGQVQYHIRALLTEGRLVSEQLYGKTHYYTPEYDEWERAALALLRRETARDVLVTLLERGTARPGTLADDLGIARSTLEWHVSHLEEQDLVEKRHDVRNRVTLAPTRPEETAHLLAAVTPSFPERMVDRFTRLVDGLLAE; encoded by the coding sequence ATGACCGAGACACGAACACGGATAGCCCAATGCGTCGATTCCCGTCCGGGAATTCACTTCAACGACCTCGTGCGGGAGTCGGAAATCGCGCCCGGACAGGTACAGTATCACATCCGAGCGTTGCTGACCGAGGGTCGCCTCGTGAGCGAACAGCTCTACGGCAAAACCCACTACTACACCCCCGAGTACGACGAGTGGGAGCGGGCGGCGCTCGCCCTGCTCCGCCGCGAAACCGCCCGCGACGTGCTCGTCACGCTCTTGGAGCGCGGAACCGCCCGCCCCGGGACGCTAGCCGACGACCTCGGAATCGCCCGGAGCACGCTCGAATGGCACGTCTCGCACCTCGAAGAGCAGGACCTCGTGGAGAAACGCCACGACGTTCGAAATCGGGTGACGCTCGCGCCGACGCGACCCGAGGAGACGGCCCACCTGCTGGCGGCCGTCACGCCGTCGTTCCCCGAGCGGATGGTGGACCGCTTCACCCGCCTGGTGGACGGATTGCTGGCTGAGTAG
- a CDS encoding VIT1/CCC1 transporter family protein, translated as MQSGDVERWRDNWQDEVDGAALYRAMAESESNPELAELYENLAATEAEHADFWATKLDDADEPVGEPTPSRRARTLAWLARRFGAAFVLPAVRGSEIGGSAAYAAQADAGTTLADDERSHARLLSQLDTPNGVEGGTLARLEGRHRATSGNALRAAVLGANDGLVSNLSLVMGVAGAALSPNSILITGLAGLLAGAGSMAMGEWLSVQSSRELFQRQIAVEADELAEVPEEEETELALIYRAKGLSEEQADELAAQIVSDRETALDTLAREELGIDPEGLGGSAWEAAGSSFVLFALGAVVPVAPFAAFAGLTAVGVSLLASALALFVIGAGITLLTGRSVLYSGGRQVLIGLAAAALTFGVGRLIGVTIAG; from the coding sequence ATGCAATCAGGGGACGTGGAACGCTGGCGGGACAACTGGCAGGACGAGGTGGACGGCGCGGCGCTCTACCGGGCGATGGCCGAATCGGAGTCGAATCCGGAGCTGGCAGAACTGTACGAAAACTTGGCGGCGACGGAAGCCGAACACGCGGATTTCTGGGCGACGAAGCTGGACGACGCCGACGAGCCGGTCGGCGAGCCGACGCCGAGCCGTCGCGCGCGAACCCTCGCGTGGCTGGCGCGGCGGTTCGGCGCGGCGTTCGTCCTCCCGGCGGTTCGTGGGAGCGAAATCGGCGGGAGCGCGGCGTACGCGGCACAAGCCGACGCGGGGACGACGCTCGCGGACGACGAGCGGTCGCACGCTCGACTCCTCTCCCAACTGGACACGCCGAACGGCGTCGAGGGCGGGACGCTGGCGCGACTCGAAGGCAGGCATCGGGCGACCAGCGGAAACGCGCTTCGGGCCGCCGTCCTCGGCGCGAACGACGGACTCGTCTCGAACCTGAGTCTGGTGATGGGCGTCGCGGGGGCGGCGCTGTCCCCGAACTCGATACTCATCACCGGACTCGCGGGGTTGCTGGCGGGCGCAGGTTCGATGGCGATGGGCGAGTGGCTCTCCGTTCAGAGTTCGCGGGAGCTATTCCAGCGGCAGATCGCCGTCGAAGCCGACGAGCTCGCGGAGGTGCCGGAGGAAGAGGAGACCGAACTCGCCCTCATCTATCGGGCGAAAGGGCTGTCGGAGGAGCAGGCCGACGAACTCGCCGCTCAAATCGTCTCGGACCGTGAGACGGCGCTCGACACGCTCGCGCGGGAGGAACTGGGCATCGACCCGGAGGGACTCGGCGGGTCGGCGTGGGAAGCCGCGGGGTCGTCGTTCGTCCTGTTCGCGCTCGGCGCGGTCGTTCCGGTCGCGCCGTTCGCCGCCTTCGCCGGACTCACCGCAGTCGGCGTGAGCCTCCTCGCCAGCGCGCTCGCGCTGTTCGTCATCGGCGCGGGAATCACGCTTCTCACCGGACGAAGCGTCCTGTACTCCGGCGGACGGCAGGTCCTCATCGGACTCGCGGCGGCGGCCCTGACGTTCGGCGTGGGTCGGCTCATCGGCGTGACCATCGCCGGGTGA
- a CDS encoding DoxX family protein → MATNEINTGANTFESKIGGLTVRGQAHSLSAWFVLALRLMMGYAFLHAGWAKIAAAEPFDAAGYLLHAVPKTSPMLGVFHWMGTTPWFVDFVNVAVPFGEFFIGLALIVGAFVRLAAFFGAFMMAMFYFGNWTVEHGIINGDFAYMLVFLAVAAFGAGHILGLDALIERYEVGGKALVERYPALRYILG, encoded by the coding sequence ATGGCAACTAACGAAATCAACACCGGTGCAAACACGTTCGAAAGCAAAATCGGGGGACTGACCGTTCGCGGACAGGCACACAGCCTGAGCGCGTGGTTCGTATTGGCGCTTCGGCTCATGATGGGCTACGCGTTCCTCCACGCCGGGTGGGCGAAGATCGCCGCGGCGGAACCGTTCGATGCGGCGGGATACCTCCTGCACGCGGTGCCGAAAACCAGCCCGATGCTCGGCGTGTTCCACTGGATGGGCACCACGCCGTGGTTCGTGGACTTCGTGAACGTGGCCGTCCCGTTCGGTGAGTTCTTCATCGGCCTCGCCCTCATCGTCGGCGCGTTCGTCCGCCTCGCGGCGTTCTTCGGCGCGTTCATGATGGCGATGTTCTACTTCGGCAACTGGACGGTCGAACACGGTATCATCAACGGCGACTTCGCGTACATGCTCGTCTTCCTCGCCGTCGCGGCGTTCGGCGCGGGCCACATCCTCGGATTGGACGCGCTCATCGAGCGGTACGAGGTCGGCGGCAAGGCGCTGGTCGAACGCTACCCCGCCCTGCGATACATCCTCGGCTAA
- a CDS encoding 50S ribosomal protein L15e, with product MAKSFYSHIRDAWKDPDDGKLAELQWQRKQDWRKQGAIERIDRPTRLDRARSLGYKAKQGVVVARASVRKGGARKQRHKAGRRSKRQGVNRLGRRKNIQRIAEERVSKKYPNLRVLNSYWVGEDGSQKWHEVILVDPEHPAIQNDSDLNWICDDSHRGRAQRGLTSAGQRNRGLQQRGKGTEHTRPSNTSGKGRGK from the coding sequence ATGGCAAAAAGTTTCTACTCCCACATTCGGGACGCATGGAAGGACCCGGACGACGGCAAACTCGCCGAACTCCAGTGGCAACGAAAGCAGGACTGGCGCAAGCAGGGTGCCATCGAGCGAATCGACCGCCCGACCCGCCTCGACCGCGCCCGCTCGCTCGGCTACAAGGCCAAGCAGGGCGTCGTCGTCGCACGCGCAAGTGTCCGCAAAGGTGGCGCACGCAAACAGCGACACAAGGCCGGACGCCGTTCCAAGCGTCAGGGTGTCAACCGCCTCGGACGGCGGAAGAACATCCAGCGCATCGCGGAAGAGCGCGTCAGCAAGAAGTACCCGAACCTTCGCGTCCTCAACTCCTACTGGGTCGGCGAGGACGGCAGCCAGAAGTGGCACGAAGTGATTCTGGTGGACCCCGAACATCCCGCCATCCAGAACGACTCGGACCTCAACTGGATTTGTGACGACTCGCACCGCGGCCGCGCACAACGTGGCCTCACGAGTGCAGGACAGCGAAACCGCGGTCTCCAACAGCGCGGCAAGGGTACCGAACACACCCGTCCGAGCAACACCAGCGGCAAGGGCCGCGGCAAGTAA
- a CDS encoding DUF7471 family protein has protein sequence MAPALYPLHAVASSGGLALHVVLAVAAVGSAAVFLLALAAFRQRRTLPYLLVALAFAALAGRELVGGMTAANYLSANAHHLYEHALDIVVIALLIGAVYYARSVETRRLTHDDETVPTEDDDD, from the coding sequence ATGGCACCCGCACTGTACCCGCTCCACGCCGTCGCCTCCTCCGGGGGGCTCGCACTCCACGTCGTGTTGGCGGTGGCGGCGGTCGGGTCCGCGGCCGTCTTCCTGCTGGCGCTGGCGGCGTTTCGACAGCGGCGGACGCTCCCGTATCTGCTGGTGGCACTCGCGTTCGCGGCGCTCGCGGGCCGCGAACTCGTCGGCGGGATGACGGCGGCGAACTACCTCTCCGCGAACGCCCACCACCTGTACGAACACGCGCTCGACATCGTCGTCATCGCCCTCCTCATCGGTGCGGTGTACTACGCCAGAAGCGTCGAAACGCGGCGACTGACCCACGACGACGAAACGGTGCCGACGGAAGACGATGACGACTGA
- a CDS encoding serine/threonine-protein kinase RIO2, which translates to MVRNVAPEMAELEPEDFYLLSGVEQGMRFSEWVQKEKIPRFSRLTAEEVEYRIDRCLDRELLERKTIQYEGYTLTFEGYDALALRAFSERDTIQGVGSPLGVGKESDVYEVQSFRPLALKYHREGYTNFREVMKERDYTSDREHVSWLYTARKAAEREHDVLEALYPDVSVPRPIDHNRHAIVMEKIDGVELARSKFEDEQVVPVLDLVLREVGDAYEGGYVHADMSEYNVFVNSEGITIFDWPQAIPTDHQNAAEFLERDVRNIVGYFQRKYPQLVGDVDVPAVADAITEIEFDSVRNHVSDGP; encoded by the coding sequence ATGGTTCGGAACGTCGCACCCGAGATGGCCGAGTTGGAGCCGGAGGACTTCTATCTCCTCTCGGGCGTCGAGCAGGGGATGCGCTTCAGCGAGTGGGTACAGAAGGAGAAGATTCCACGCTTCTCGCGGTTGACCGCGGAGGAGGTCGAATATCGAATCGACCGGTGTCTCGACCGCGAGCTGCTCGAACGCAAGACCATCCAGTACGAGGGCTACACGCTCACGTTCGAGGGGTACGACGCGCTCGCGCTTCGGGCGTTTTCCGAGCGCGATACGATTCAGGGCGTCGGGTCGCCGCTCGGCGTCGGCAAGGAAAGCGACGTGTACGAAGTGCAGTCGTTCCGGCCGCTCGCGTTGAAGTACCACCGCGAGGGCTACACCAACTTCCGAGAAGTGATGAAGGAACGCGATTACACGTCCGACCGGGAGCACGTCTCGTGGCTCTACACCGCTCGCAAAGCCGCCGAGCGGGAGCACGATGTCCTCGAAGCGCTGTACCCCGACGTGAGCGTTCCGCGCCCCATCGACCACAACCGCCACGCCATCGTGATGGAGAAGATAGACGGCGTGGAACTCGCGCGCTCGAAGTTCGAAGACGAGCAGGTCGTCCCCGTCCTCGACCTCGTGCTCCGCGAGGTGGGAGACGCCTACGAAGGCGGGTACGTCCACGCGGACATGAGCGAGTACAACGTGTTCGTCAACAGCGAGGGAATCACCATCTTCGATTGGCCGCAAGCGATTCCGACCGACCACCAGAACGCGGCGGAGTTCCTCGAACGTGACGTTCGCAACATCGTCGGCTACTTCCAGCGCAAATACCCGCAACTCGTTGGCGACGTGGACGTCCCCGCGGTCGCAGACGCCATCACCGAAATAGAGTTCGACTCGGTTCGCAACCACGTGAGCGACGGGCCTTAA
- a CDS encoding TMEM175 family protein — protein MGESEAEGQATGTEGMARLAGFSDGVFAIAITLLILNIEVPESTASAAVAVAQVIREWPDVLSYVISFLVIGNYWIVHHSIFEDVDSYDRRFLWLNVVYLMFIAFIPFSTSLLGDVPGRFPVIVYAGTLTLTSIVLAVLWRYAWTYDLLDGTVDGEKVRDVTASILTPAVVFAGSILVSFVSAQLAMYSWVLLLFADSARERLLGGETARG, from the coding sequence ATGGGGGAGTCCGAAGCGGAGGGTCAGGCAACGGGGACGGAGGGGATGGCCCGATTGGCGGGATTCAGCGACGGCGTCTTCGCAATCGCCATCACGTTGTTGATACTGAACATCGAGGTGCCCGAATCGACTGCTTCGGCGGCGGTCGCGGTCGCACAGGTGATACGCGAGTGGCCGGACGTGTTGAGCTACGTCATCAGCTTTCTCGTCATCGGCAACTACTGGATCGTTCACCACAGCATCTTCGAGGACGTCGATAGCTACGACCGACGGTTCCTCTGGTTGAACGTCGTCTATCTCATGTTCATCGCGTTCATTCCCTTTTCCACCTCGTTGCTCGGCGACGTTCCGGGACGCTTTCCCGTCATCGTCTACGCCGGAACGCTCACGCTGACGAGCATCGTCCTCGCCGTTCTCTGGCGATACGCGTGGACGTACGACCTGCTCGACGGCACGGTCGACGGCGAGAAAGTGCGCGACGTCACCGCCAGTATTCTCACGCCCGCCGTCGTCTTCGCCGGGTCGATTCTGGTGTCCTTCGTGAGCGCACAACTGGCGATGTACTCGTGGGTGCTCCTCTTGTTCGCCGATTCCGCGAGGGAGCGGTTGCTCGGAGGAGAAACCGCTCGGGGGTGA
- the ubaA gene encoding SAMP-activating enzyme E1, with protein MSGLSLDATQLDRYSRHIIMDEVGAEGQQALLDARVLVIGAGGLGAPVIEYLAAAGVGTIGIADDDAVERSNLQRQVIHGDDDVGRPKVESAADFVRELNPDIDVETHAVRVEPDNAASLVAEYDFVVDASDNFRTRYLVNDVCTLSGTPFSHGAIYKFEGQVTTFTTDGPCYRCLFPEAPPEGMVADCATTGVLGVLPGTVGCIQATETVKSIIGVGEVLEGRMLFYDAMDMSFEEVEYRRNPDCPVCGEDPIDSIEDVEYTESSCAVRAD; from the coding sequence ATGAGCGGCCTTTCGCTCGACGCGACACAGCTCGACCGCTACTCCCGGCACATCATCATGGACGAGGTGGGGGCAGAGGGCCAACAGGCGCTCCTCGACGCCCGCGTTCTCGTCATCGGCGCTGGCGGTCTCGGCGCACCGGTCATCGAATACCTCGCGGCGGCGGGCGTCGGCACCATCGGTATCGCCGACGACGATGCCGTCGAACGGAGCAACCTCCAGCGACAGGTGATTCACGGCGACGACGACGTGGGGCGTCCGAAAGTCGAGAGCGCCGCCGACTTCGTTCGGGAACTGAATCCCGACATCGACGTCGAAACGCACGCGGTCCGCGTCGAACCCGACAACGCGGCGTCGCTCGTCGCGGAGTACGATTTCGTCGTTGACGCGAGCGACAACTTCCGAACTCGGTACCTCGTCAACGACGTGTGTACCCTCTCCGGCACGCCGTTTTCCCACGGTGCGATTTACAAGTTCGAGGGACAGGTGACGACGTTCACGACCGACGGGCCGTGCTATCGCTGTCTCTTCCCGGAAGCACCGCCGGAGGGAATGGTCGCCGACTGTGCGACGACGGGCGTGCTCGGCGTCCTCCCCGGAACCGTCGGCTGTATTCAGGCCACCGAGACGGTCAAATCCATCATCGGAGTCGGAGAGGTGCTTGAGGGCCGGATGCTGTTTTACGACGCGATGGACATGAGCTTCGAAGAGGTCGAATATCGGCGCAATCCCGACTGCCCCGTCTGTGGCGAGGACCCCATCGACTCCATCGAGGACGTGGAGTACACCGAATCGTCGTGTGCGGTGCGGGCCGACTGA
- a CDS encoding DUF7504 family protein yields the protein MNDCRPLFRDEEDVYVFRDHLESLRQHGSNLLVTGEVSQRVTNRASRTLFGDDMHDRKRVLALTDAGINTANEHFPAGVSYDDASVWLIDRGNRRRAMPQAAAGVSETLPPLDGHNGLHELREEIVTAVGYYDDAAEGVAPAELRLCVDSLNYLVDEHDLLALKRFLRSIGAVTKGVRGMAHYHLPVPDDADMVAELSPLFDARIELRQRDGDRPDHRWHIPSLDMTTAWVDL from the coding sequence ATGAACGACTGTCGGCCGTTATTCCGGGACGAGGAGGACGTGTACGTGTTCCGGGACCACCTCGAAAGCCTCCGACAGCACGGAAGTAACCTCCTCGTCACCGGCGAAGTGTCACAACGTGTTACGAACCGCGCGTCGCGCACCCTCTTCGGAGATGACATGCACGACCGAAAACGCGTCCTCGCGCTCACGGACGCGGGAATCAACACCGCGAACGAGCATTTCCCGGCGGGCGTTTCGTATGACGATGCCTCCGTCTGGCTCATCGACCGCGGAAACCGTCGCCGCGCCATGCCACAGGCCGCCGCGGGGGTCAGCGAAACCCTCCCGCCGTTGGACGGCCACAACGGTCTCCACGAACTCCGCGAGGAGATAGTGACCGCCGTCGGCTACTACGACGACGCCGCGGAGGGCGTCGCCCCGGCCGAGCTTCGGCTCTGTGTCGATTCGCTGAACTACCTCGTGGACGAACACGACCTGCTCGCGCTCAAGCGATTCCTGCGCTCCATCGGCGCGGTTACCAAGGGCGTTCGCGGAATGGCCCACTACCACCTTCCCGTGCCGGACGACGCCGACATGGTTGCTGAACTGTCGCCTCTATTCGACGCCCGAATCGAACTCCGGCAGCGGGACGGTGACCGTCCCGACCACCGGTGGCACATCCCGTCCCTCGATATGACGACCGCGTGGGTAGACCTATAA
- a CDS encoding CPBP family intramembrane glutamic endopeptidase — protein MHTPGSTTERTRRRSFLEGALVTFLLGLPGIVAVGASLLDELRALPQFADTPTPSLFFVGIAQPLVLLALACLVGTALAPRVKLHSHVLYRLVGRTQPPVLFAEELPGAVGVGVALAVTVLALDGALAVVAPDLPSLGVAGGVHSTVFSVIATVPTRFLYGGITEELLVRYGFMTLVVWLVWKLVGGDRPSSGVMWTAVVVSALAFGAGHLPVLSTSPAFTPALGALAVSLNALVGVGLGWLYWQGSLESAMVGHVTFHVVVVLVSLGTVL, from the coding sequence ATGCACACCCCCGGGTCGACGACGGAGCGAACGCGACGGCGTTCGTTCCTCGAAGGGGCCCTCGTGACGTTCCTCCTCGGGCTTCCCGGAATCGTGGCGGTCGGCGCGTCGTTGCTGGACGAACTCCGAGCCCTCCCACAGTTCGCCGACACACCGACTCCCTCCCTCTTTTTCGTCGGTATCGCACAACCTCTCGTCCTGCTCGCGCTCGCCTGTCTCGTCGGGACGGCGCTCGCACCGCGCGTGAAGCTACATTCGCACGTCCTCTACCGACTCGTCGGGCGGACGCAGCCGCCGGTCCTGTTCGCCGAGGAACTCCCCGGGGCGGTCGGCGTCGGTGTCGCCCTCGCCGTCACCGTGCTCGCCCTCGACGGTGCGCTCGCGGTGGTCGCGCCCGACCTCCCGTCGCTCGGCGTTGCAGGAGGGGTCCACTCGACCGTCTTCTCGGTCATCGCAACCGTCCCCACCAGGTTCCTCTACGGGGGAATCACCGAAGAGTTGCTCGTGCGATACGGCTTCATGACGCTCGTCGTGTGGCTGGTCTGGAAACTCGTCGGCGGCGACCGACCGTCCTCGGGCGTCATGTGGACGGCCGTCGTCGTCTCCGCGCTCGCCTTCGGGGCCGGACACCTTCCCGTGCTCTCGACGTCCCCGGCGTTCACGCCCGCGTTGGGCGCGCTTGCCGTCTCCCTCAACGCGCTCGTCGGCGTCGGCTTGGGGTGGCTCTACTGGCAGGGGAGCCTCGAATCGGCGATGGTCGGTCACGTCACCTTCCACGTCGTGGTCGTCCTCGTGTCACTCGGTACCGTCCTGTAA